In Stegostoma tigrinum isolate sSteTig4 chromosome 7, sSteTig4.hap1, whole genome shotgun sequence, one genomic interval encodes:
- the LOC125454184 gene encoding gastrula zinc finger protein XlCGF49.1-like, with the protein MSEHQCSHTEERLWKCGDCGKGFRYPSQLETHQRIHTGERPFICAVCGKGFTRSSHLLIHQRRHTGEKPFICSVCEKSFAASSYLLEHQRVHTGEKPFTCSVCGKGFTQLSSLLRHQRIHTGEKPFICSVCGKGFSQSYNLLTHQRFHSGEKPFTCSECGKGFTESTHLLIHHRIHTGERPFTCLECGKGFTRSSHLLRHQRVHTGEKPFVCSV; encoded by the coding sequence ATGTCAGAACACCAGTGCAGTCACACTGAGGAGAGACTGTGGAAGTGTGGGGATTGCGGGAAGGGATTTcgttacccatcccagctggaaactcaccaacgcattcacactggggagagaccattcatctgtgctgtgtgtgggaaaggattcactcggTCATCCCATCTTCTCATACACCAGCGacgtcacactggggagaaaccattcatctgctctgtgtgtgAAAAAAGCTTTGCTGCTTCATCCTACCTGCTTGaacatcagcgagttcacactggagagaaaccattcacatgctctgtttgtgggaaaggattcactcagttatccagcttgctgagacaccagcgaattcacactggagagaaacctttcatctgctctgtgtgtggaaagggattcagtCAGTCATACAACTTGCTAACACACCAGCGATTTCActctggggagaaaccattcacctgctctgagtgtgggaagggattcactgagTCAACACACCTGCTGATACATCACCGCATTcatactggagagagaccattcacttgcttggagtgtgggaagggattcactcggtcATCCCACCtactgagacaccagcgagtacACACTGGAGAAAAGCCGTTTGTTTGCTctgtgtga